CAGATGGACCGCTATCTACCGCTGTGGACGGTGCGGGGTGTACTTTCGTTCCCCTCCGAGCGCACTAGAGCTGAAGATGCATTTTGAGAATGTAGCGTATTCAGACGTCACCAACTGGAGGGCCTATATCGTTGAGCGACTGCCGTTTTTCCGGTTATGTGCAAACGAGCTCATCCGTTACCTCAAGAGTTATGCGAGGGGAGAGTCCCACGGGAAGCTACGCCTCCTTGACGTTGGATGCGGCTTCGGGGAGTTCGGTGTTGTCTTACGCGATTGCGGGTTTGAGGTATCAGGCGTAGAACCCATCGCGCATGTTCGCGAGCTGGCTCGTGGTCGCGGGTTTTCCGTCTGGTCGAGCGTCCACGAGGCAGCTGGGCCTTTCGATGTGATTTCCTTCATAGACATCTTCTACTATTTAACCAACCCA
This portion of the Bacillota bacterium genome encodes:
- a CDS encoding class I SAM-dependent methyltransferase translates to MEKQESESIDAGRGAECLICGSFVRRPVAVHFLYTARPAGRWTAIYRCGRCGVYFRSPPSALELKMHFENVAYSDVTNWRAYIVERLPFFRLCANELIRYLKSYARGESHGKLRLLDVGCGFGEFGVVLRDCGFEVSGVEPIAHVRELARGRGFSVWSSVHEAAGPFDVISFIDIFYYLTNPVDTLVRCAKLLRENGCLFMRLTNRNMWVRSYLFFTGLRRLRFRGLPVIPNWLIGDAIVSYSPLAVKRMLASCGFSNVTVRPERPSDFRG